A single genomic interval of Longimicrobium sp. harbors:
- a CDS encoding acetylxylan esterase, whose product MKPAKAIVAVTLAAAAFLACGDNPVEQAGDPQLTLSPDSVVVGVYESSALNATVRNAGGAIQYVSRDQSVATVNASGAISAVAAGSTYVVAALLDRPEVRDSVRVRVHADSCTGARPDFGGMATAEDRKLFSYDVDAPLNLQKTAESTINGVEVSNISFSSPDGGLVSGKMWDPVTRAGLRPGMVLMHGLPGDASSVTFQAQSYAQYGAVVIAIDAPWNRRATPPYLTITEQDRTEQIQVIKDLQRAVDVLRSRPNVDDDRIAFVGFSWGGATGALFAGIERRLKTAALVVGHGGQVSHATGPEGFKLISGFPCARRVAWIRAMAPIEPIRFVGHANVPLLLQNGTADPFIPAADAAELHAAAPQPKTVRWYTAGHNLSQQALYDRHDWLVETIGIDPRQPAPTASKAVR is encoded by the coding sequence ATGAAACCGGCAAAGGCAATCGTCGCCGTGACGCTGGCGGCAGCGGCGTTCCTGGCGTGCGGCGATAACCCGGTCGAACAGGCCGGCGATCCGCAGCTCACGCTTTCCCCGGACAGCGTGGTCGTGGGCGTATACGAATCGTCCGCGCTGAACGCCACGGTGCGCAACGCCGGCGGGGCGATCCAGTACGTCTCTCGCGATCAGAGTGTGGCTACCGTGAACGCCAGCGGCGCCATCAGCGCCGTGGCGGCAGGGTCCACTTACGTCGTCGCCGCGCTCCTGGACCGCCCGGAGGTGCGTGACTCCGTCCGGGTTCGCGTGCACGCCGACTCGTGTACGGGCGCACGCCCCGACTTCGGCGGGATGGCCACCGCGGAAGACCGAAAGCTGTTCAGCTACGACGTCGATGCACCGCTGAATCTGCAGAAGACGGCCGAATCCACGATCAATGGCGTGGAGGTCAGCAACATTTCCTTCAGCAGTCCGGACGGCGGTCTGGTGAGCGGAAAGATGTGGGACCCGGTCACGCGCGCGGGTCTCCGCCCCGGCATGGTGCTGATGCACGGGCTGCCCGGCGATGCGAGCTCCGTTACGTTCCAGGCGCAGAGCTACGCACAATACGGTGCGGTAGTAATCGCGATCGATGCGCCCTGGAATCGCCGCGCGACACCGCCCTACCTGACGATAACCGAGCAGGATCGGACCGAGCAGATCCAGGTGATCAAGGACCTGCAACGCGCCGTGGACGTGCTGCGCTCACGTCCCAATGTAGACGATGACCGCATCGCCTTCGTGGGCTTCAGCTGGGGCGGCGCGACGGGTGCGCTGTTCGCCGGCATCGAACGGCGCCTCAAAACGGCGGCGCTCGTGGTGGGGCACGGCGGCCAGGTCTCGCACGCCACCGGCCCCGAAGGCTTCAAGCTCATCTCCGGTTTCCCGTGTGCCAGACGCGTCGCCTGGATTCGAGCGATGGCACCCATAGAGCCGATCCGGTTCGTCGGGCACGCCAACGTCCCGTTGCTGCTGCAGAACGGGACGGCGGACCCCTTCATACCCGCTGCCGACGCGGCGGAGCTGCACGCAGCCGCGCCGCAGCCCAAAACGGTTCGCTGGTATACGGCGGGACACAACCTCAGCCAACAAGCCTTGTACGACAGGCATGATTGGCTGGTGGAAACGATTGGTATCGACCCCAGACAGCCCGCACCCACGGCTAGCAAAGCGGTTCGATGA